The window GCGGTAGATTTTATATCTAACCGCTATAATTTTATCTGGAATCATAAATCAAAATTTAATGCGGATATCGCCCTCGGTAGTATAGAAAATTATAAAACAGTTTTTTGTAAGCCGACTACTTTTATGAATTTATCTGGGAACGCTGTTTTACCAGTGATGTCTTATTACAAAATAGAGCGTAGTCAATTAATCGTAATACATGATGATATTGATCTTGAGTTCTGTAAAGTAAAATGCAAGTTTGGTGGGAGTAACGGTGGTCATAACGGGTTGAAATCCATAGACGAAAAACTAGGGCAGGATTATTATAGAATTCGAATTGGCATTGGGAGACCTGTTACTAACGGTTCAGGTATTGCGAATTATGTGTTGACTAACTTTTCTGATACAGAATTGCTTGCTCTTTATAAGAAATATGAAACTATTTTAAAAAACATACACTTGTTATTTTCTTCGGAATTAGAAAATTTTAAAATCCAAATTTCTAAAGATATATAAAGCTTTTATAAACACCTATATTCCGCAATTTTTTCTCAATTAAAGCAATTTTTAGGAATTTCTATCTTCCTAGTTTTTTCTGTAATTGGTTTTAGCACTGTTGTAATACTGTATACTACCCACTTTTTCTGGATATTTTACATTATTATGCTTAATATATAAGTTGTACTTAGTTCAGGTTAACACGTCGTATACCTAAAATACTGCGCTATATAATTTCTAAACCTTAAAGTGAAAAAAGCAATTGATAAGCACCTACTCATCTGCTAGTCTTTCAGCAGAAAGCTATTAAAAAAATAGATGTATATTTTAGTAGCTATTGGCTAAAGTTATTTTGTGGGGAATGATAAAATGTTTTATGGGTAATAATAAAGAGGACTATTTTGAATATATAGATATTATTACTGGTACTATCAGAAGAAAAAGGACTGGATTATTTCCAAGGGATAATGAAAACATATTTATTGCAGATAATAATATTACTATTCCAAAAAGCGTAAAGGATAAGTTGGGGGATAAAATACAAAATGCTCTACCAATTAGTTCAGAAAAGTTCCATTACTCTACCAAAACCTCTCTGCAATCACCAAGCGAGCATAATATTCAGGCACCAGAATATTCTCAAAACACAGAAAAATTGCAACTATCCCCTGCTGACTCATTAGCACCAATAACATTCCTTAATGCTAAAGTTAAATTAGAAGAGGATAAACAGCTAATAGTTAAAAATAATAAGAGTTTGTCTGATGATAGTATTGTAACAGTTGACATACCAGAAACAGCAATAATAACACAAAGGCATGTTAAGGAAAAACTACAAATAATAAAAGATACGGCAGATTCAGGAAAAGGAAATGGATTTCAAGAAATAAAAACAGAGGTAGAGAGGCAAATTTTAGCCGAAGTAGAAAAAGAAACCATAGAACTTGATGAAGAAAATCTACTACAGGAGCAGTTAACACAAAGATTAGCCAGGGAAGAAGAAAAGGAAAGGCAACTACTGGACACAGAGGACCTTGGAGAACTTGAGGAGCAGGGCATAGGAGTGGGAAACCTGGATTTAGAGGTAGCAGAGGAAAGGCACGTGCAGGAACTAGAGCCGCCTTTAGAAGAAGAGGATGATAGGCAACTACTGGACGCAGAGGACCTTGGAGAACTTGAGGAGCATGGCCTAGGAGTGGGAAACCTGGATTTAGAGGTAGCAGAGGAAAGGCAGGCACTGGAGCTGCATGTAGAGGAGGAAGAGGCAAGAAGGTTGGAGCTGCGCGAGGAATATGCGGTGGAATATGTAGAGGTAGAAAACCAGCATTTGCTAGAATTAGGGCAGCATATAGAGGTGGATGCGGAGGAACATGTAGGAATAGAAAACCAGCATGCAGTGGAACACATAGAGCCACATTTAGAAGAAGAGGATGATAGGCAACTACTGGACGCAGAGGACCTTGGAGAACTTGAGGAGCATGGCCTAGGAGTGGGAAACCTGGATTTAGAGGTAGCAGAGGAAAGGCAGGCACTGGAGCTGCATGTAGAGGAGGAAGAGGTAAGAAGGTTGGAGCTGCGCGAGGAATATGCGGTGGAATATGTAGAGGTAGAAAACCAGCATTTGCTAGAATTAGGGCAGCATATAGAGGTGGATGCGGAGGAACATGTAGGAATAGGAAACCAGCATGCAGTGGAACACATAGAGCCGCCTTTAGAAGAAGAGGATGATAGGCAACTACTGGACGCAGAGGACCTTGGAGAACTTGAGGAGCATGGCCTAGGAGTGGGAAACCTGGATTTAGAGGTAGCAGAGGAAAGGCAGGCACTGGAGCTGCATGTAGAGGAGGAAGAGGTAAGAAGGTTGGAGCTGCGCGAGGAATATGCGGTGGAATATGTAGAGGTAGAAAACCAGCATTTGCTAGAATTAGGGCAGCATATAGAGGTGGATGCGGAGGAACATGTAGGAATAGAAAACCAGCATGCAGTGGAACACATAGAGCCACATTTAGAAGAA of the Candidatus Megaera polyxenophila genome contains:
- a CDS encoding peptidyl-tRNA hydrolase encodes the protein MFLLVGLGNPGEIYRKTRHNAGFMAVDFISNRYNFIWNHKSKFNADIALGSIENYKTVFCKPTTFMNLSGNAVLPVMSYYKIERSQLIVIHDDIDLEFCKVKCKFGGSNGGHNGLKSIDEKLGQDYYRIRIGIGRPVTNGSGIANYVLTNFSDTELLALYKKYETILKNIHLLFSSELENFKIQISKDI